In Ornithorhynchus anatinus isolate Pmale09 chromosome 5, mOrnAna1.pri.v4, whole genome shotgun sequence, the DNA window AAGGGGAAGGCGGGCCCCTCCGTCTGGCTTGGACTTTCAGGCTTGGACTTCATTTCCCAGAGCGCTCTGGGATCGCCCGGACCGTCGTCCCCGGCATCCGGCGGAACCCGCCCGGGTCCCGACCCCCGCCCTTGTGGGGGTGCCCCGCGCTCCGTCTCCCCACTAAAGCGGGGACCGCGGGAGGAGAGCGGACTTTAGTTAGgcgcctcccccgctccccggaaTTGCTCCCGGAGCGGCGGGGAgtgaggcggggggggaggaatCCCTCCGCGGTCTCCCGCGATCCCGGGGtgaggtgaggggggcggggggcggggggagttccGCTTCCCAGCATTCCTCGGGAGGGCGGAGACCCGGATGAGGAGCCGCCTCCGAACTCGGTTTCCCAGAAGCCCCCGGGGCGGAGGGCTCCATCTCCTGCGCTGCCCCGGCGCGCGCCGGGCCccctaacggggggggggggaggggcagggactgcatttcCCAGAGTGCCCCGCGGCTGGCCGCtcggccggagccggagccggagcggaGCCGGAGCGGAGCGGCCGCGGCCTGGAGCAGccccggagcccggcccggccgcggcccccgcccccgcccccgcccccgcccccgccccagccccgcggCCTCGGCGCCATGAGCGGCGGAGTCCCCACGGCGGGAGgagccggggcccccgggggctcGGGCCGGCCCCGGACCAGCTCGTTCGCggagcccggaggaggaggaggaggaggaggcggcggccaaGGGGCCAAGGCGCCGGTGGGGCCCGGGGGATCCGGGGGCGCCGCCGGAGGGACCGGCAGcgtcggcggggccgggaccagcTTCCCCCCGCCCGGAGTCAAACTGGGGCGTGAGTCACGGGGTCCCGCCGGACCGCACCGGgagggggggcgaggagggagatcgggggcgggggaaaggggcGGAGGTCAAAggtcagcctccccctcccccccccccccggcctgctTTCTAGGTGACAGCGGGAAGGTGACCACGGTGGTGGCCACCCCGGGACAGGGACCCGAGCGGTCCCAGGAGGTGTCCTACACCGACATCAAGGTGATCGGCAACGGCTCCTTCGGCGTCGTCTACCAGGCCCGACTGGCCGAGTCCGGGGAGCTGGTGGCCATCAAGAAGGTGCTGCAGGACAAGAGGTTCAAGGTAGCCGAgccgtcggggtcggggtcgaggTGCCAAGGCCGGGCCGCGGGCCCCaggagggaggcccggggggcaGGGACAGGATGGCGGGCACTCTGGGGGTCCCGCGGCGGGTGGGCCGCACCCCCGGCTCAGCCCGGTGACGGGGGAGGCCgggtttccccctccagacctccggctccccgggggccgggaacCCCTCCACCCGCCGTCGGGGCGTACTCTACGAGGCGCCCAGTACACCCAGTACGGCGCCCCGCACTCGGTAAGTGGCCCCGGGTGGATCCCTTTAGAATCGGGAGCTGCAGATCATGCGCAAGCTGGACCATTGCAACATCGTGCGGCTGCGCTATTTCTTCTACTCCAGCGGCGAGAAGGTGAGGCCGGGCCGCGGGGGGCGgaaggggcgcggggcggggggagccccggAGAGatcacccggccccctcctctccgggCAGAAGGACGAGCTCTACCTGAACCTGGTGTTGGACTTCGTGCCGGAGACGGTCTATCGGGTGGCCCGCCACTTCACCAAGGCCAAGCTGACCATCCCCGCCATCTACAtcaaggtggggtgagggggcggaGGTGGGCGGGAGGAAACcgacggcccccgccgcccctgaTCGCCCGTCCTGACCTCCCCGCCCGtggctccccgcccccttcctctcccccggcctcTGGCCTGCAGGTCTACATGTACCAGCTGTTCCGGAGCCTGGCCTACATCCACTCGCAGGGCGTCTGCCACCGGGACATCAAGCCCCAGAACCTCCTGGTCGACCCGGACACGGCCGTCCTCAAGCTCTGCGACTTTGGCAGGTGAGGGGGGCcgaggggcgagagaggggggACCGAgccccccgcctccagccccccacacccaccctctGGCCGCCGgtcatccccctccccgctccaaccCGTCCGCTTTCTTTCCCCTGTCCACCTCCCGCAGCGCCAAGCAGCTGGTCCGCGGGGAGCCCAACGTCTCGTACATCTGCTCCCGTTACTACCGCGCCCCAGAGCTCATCTTCGGCGCCACCGACTACACCTCGTCCATCGGTCAGAGgcgccggggggagggcggcgggaggggggaccgggaggcggcggggccggaggcggggggccCGGTCAAGACCGAGCGGgccggctccccttcccctcacagaCGTGTGGTCGGCCGGCTGCGTCCTGGCCGAGCTGCTCCTGGGCCAGCCCATCTTTCCCGGGGACAGCGGCGTCGACCAGCTGGTGGAGATCATCAAGGTGGGGGGACCGTAGCCGCCCACCCCCCAACGGCTCCTCCCGGtcgggcccctcctctccccggcacGACCAGAGGCGGTTGGCGGGGCGGCGTGGGACCTGCGTCCCGGCGGGATGACGGCCCCGGGGGTCGCCGGACCTCACGGTTTCCCGGCCTCCGACAGGTCCTGGGGACTCCAACCCGGGAGCAGATTCGGGAGATGAATCCCAACTACACCGAGTTCAAGTTTCCCCAGATCAAGGCCCACCCGTGGGCAAAGgtgcggcggggggtggggctcTGGGGGCGGAGAAACAGGGATGGGGGGCAGTTGCGGGGCTCCTCGGAACCTCCGGGTCGCAACCCCCTCGACCCCCAGGTGTTCAAGACGCGGACGCCGCCGGAAGCCATCGCGCTGTGCTCGCGCCTGTTGGAGTACACGCCGGCCACGCGCCTCTCCCCGCTGGAGGCCTGCGCCCACAGCTTCTTCGACGACCTGCGCCGCCCCGGGGCCCAGATGCCCAACA includes these proteins:
- the GSK3A gene encoding glycogen synthase kinase-3 alpha, which gives rise to MSGGVPTAGGAGAPGGSGRPRTSSFAEPGGGGGGGGGGQGAKAPVGPGGSGGAAGGTGSVGGAGTSFPPPGVKLGRDSGKVTTVVATPGQGPERSQEVSYTDIKVIGNGSFGVVYQARLAESGELVAIKKVLQDKRFKNRELQIMRKLDHCNIVRLRYFFYSSGEKKDELYLNLVLDFVPETVYRVARHFTKAKLTIPAIYIKVYMYQLFRSLAYIHSQGVCHRDIKPQNLLVDPDTAVLKLCDFGSAKQLVRGEPNVSYICSRYYRAPELIFGATDYTSSIDVWSAGCVLAELLLGQPIFPGDSGVDQLVEIIKVLGTPTREQIREMNPNYTEFKFPQIKAHPWAKVFKTRTPPEAIALCSRLLEYTPATRLSPLEACAHSFFDDLRRPGAQMPNSCQLPPLFNFSPVELSIQPSLNTVLIPSHLRSPGGSAPCTPASHGEPRLGTERSPAEASPSLSNSS